The sequence ACGCCGCCATGATGACGCTGCTGTTCCTGTCGATCGCGCTCTGGTGGGCGCTGGGACTGCTCGTCGGCGGCGGGTGGTCCGGCGTCATCGTCGCGGCGATCTGGGCGATCGCGGCGATCGTGCTGTACGCCGTCGGCATGGGGCGGCTGCGCTCCGTCCGGGGCGCGCCGCGCACCGTCGAAACCGTCAAAGCCATCCCCGATGCGTTCAAGAGGAACGAGGAGAACCGATCATG comes from Microbacterium cremeum and encodes:
- a CDS encoding phage holin family protein encodes the protein MTDMPTPSQEKAATTSLGELVGEVSRDLSELMRKELELAKAELSDSAKRSGAGAGLLGGAAYAAMMTLLFLSIALWWALGLLVGGGWSGVIVAAIWAIAAIVLYAVGMGRLRSVRGAPRTVETVKAIPDAFKRNEENRS